In the Flagellimonas sp. MMG031 genome, one interval contains:
- a CDS encoding TonB-dependent receptor: MKTKTNAVLLLLFMLFVQATFAQSRTISGTVTSASDGLPLPGANVIVKGTSNGVQTDFDGNYTISASNGQTLVFSYLGLKTKEVAVGSQSVINVTLEEDAQALEEVIVTAYGTSTKEAFTGSASVVGAEELSIRNVTSPIAAIEGRATGVQFTSATGPGSSPGIVIRGVGTLNGDTDPLFIVDGVQYEGALNTINQEDIESFTILKDAASTSLYGSRAANGVVIITTKSGRKGGIQVNASMQYGLVDTSIPFYPELSPGDYYETMWEALKNSSAGGGDPAFASANIYNNLGYNPFNVPNDQIVGTDGQLNPNASVIYQSLDWYDLLARTGVRQNYNVNVSGGGDDHKVFFSASYLDEDSYVVTSNFDRLTTRLNAEFDVNDKLTIGGSANITITEAVAPSSAGTGSIVNPFGFAKNIGSVYPVYVNDLQGNIVRDVQGNPVFDSGEGFPEFNIGSRPISQGRHALQELLLNDERSRNNTYGFRFFAEQEIVDGLSVRLNYGRDINELLNKEYENAVIGDAQPDGRYGEDRSRRQVENFNQIITYRKSFGDHNFDITAGHESFDRTFTSNSGLKTIQAANGIFEFDNFSNIVDLGGSSTRKSIEGYFSRLNYNYKNKYYISGSVRRDGSSVFDADTRWGTFYSVGGSWRIDQENFLKGSEVVNQLKLRASYGEVGNDDLLDFFLSQPRFSITSNAANPAIIYTDIGNSDLQWETIENFDVALEFTLFNNFLDGSVEYYKRNSSDLLYNLPIAPSNGLNEVPVNVGDMYNSGWEMALTANLFSRPDFRWNVTLQASTFKNEITSLPSPFVNGSKRWDVGRSRFDFFILRTAGVDPETGDQLFLQYELDDDGNSVPVLDANGEIATTNDWQETERAYTGESSIPDLLGSIANSISYKGFSFDFLINYGIGGSVLDNAYSAMMHSGNYGSSLHPDILRAWRQPGDITDVPRMENGNPNLVRTQSDRFLTDASFWALRNVNLGYTFDSKIANQLGLDQLRISLTGENLYTKSERKGLNPQFNLAGTGAGNDFNPARIISMGLNVTF, encoded by the coding sequence ATGAAGACAAAAACAAATGCAGTTTTGCTACTGCTTTTTATGTTGTTTGTGCAGGCTACGTTTGCACAAAGTAGGACAATCTCGGGGACGGTTACCTCCGCCTCCGATGGTCTGCCACTACCCGGTGCAAATGTTATTGTGAAGGGCACTTCAAATGGTGTGCAGACAGATTTCGATGGTAATTACACCATCTCAGCCAGTAATGGACAAACCTTGGTTTTTTCATATCTGGGGCTTAAAACCAAAGAAGTAGCGGTAGGGTCACAATCCGTGATCAACGTTACCCTCGAAGAAGACGCCCAGGCGCTTGAAGAGGTTATCGTAACCGCTTATGGTACCAGTACCAAGGAAGCCTTTACGGGTTCCGCCAGTGTCGTTGGGGCCGAGGAGCTTTCCATTAGGAACGTAACCTCACCTATTGCCGCCATCGAGGGTCGTGCCACAGGGGTACAGTTTACCTCTGCAACAGGTCCTGGCTCCTCTCCCGGTATTGTAATCCGCGGTGTGGGTACGTTGAACGGTGACACCGATCCGTTGTTCATTGTGGACGGGGTACAGTACGAAGGCGCACTGAACACGATCAACCAAGAGGATATCGAGTCCTTTACCATCCTTAAAGATGCCGCTTCCACTTCCCTGTACGGTTCCCGTGCAGCGAACGGTGTGGTGATCATCACAACTAAAAGTGGTAGAAAAGGCGGTATCCAAGTAAATGCTTCCATGCAGTACGGATTGGTTGACACGTCCATTCCTTTTTATCCAGAACTTTCCCCTGGCGATTATTACGAGACCATGTGGGAAGCTTTGAAGAATTCAAGTGCCGGAGGCGGTGATCCTGCTTTCGCATCTGCGAATATCTACAACAACTTGGGATACAACCCTTTCAATGTACCTAACGACCAAATCGTGGGTACCGACGGACAGTTGAACCCCAATGCAAGCGTTATCTACCAAAGTCTTGACTGGTACGACCTTTTGGCTAGAACTGGTGTGCGCCAGAACTATAACGTAAACGTTTCCGGTGGTGGCGACGATCACAAAGTATTCTTCTCCGCTTCTTACTTGGACGAGGACAGCTACGTAGTAACATCCAACTTTGATCGTTTGACTACTCGTTTGAACGCAGAGTTTGACGTTAACGATAAATTGACCATCGGTGGTAGTGCCAACATTACCATCACCGAAGCTGTGGCACCAAGCTCAGCTGGTACTGGAAGTATTGTGAACCCATTTGGTTTTGCCAAGAACATTGGTTCTGTATATCCTGTATATGTAAACGACCTTCAAGGTAATATCGTAAGGGATGTACAAGGAAACCCTGTTTTTGATAGTGGTGAAGGCTTCCCAGAATTCAACATTGGGTCAAGACCCATCAGTCAAGGGCGTCACGCGCTACAAGAGCTATTGTTGAACGATGAGCGCAGCAGAAACAATACCTATGGTTTCCGTTTCTTTGCAGAGCAAGAGATCGTTGACGGTCTTAGCGTGCGATTGAACTACGGTAGGGACATCAATGAACTTCTTAATAAAGAGTATGAAAATGCCGTAATCGGTGATGCACAGCCTGACGGTAGATATGGCGAAGATAGAAGTAGAAGACAGGTGGAGAACTTTAACCAGATCATCACTTACAGGAAGAGCTTCGGTGATCACAACTTCGACATTACCGCAGGGCACGAAAGTTTTGATAGAACTTTCACCTCAAATAGCGGTTTGAAAACCATTCAAGCGGCCAACGGTATTTTTGAGTTCGATAACTTCTCTAACATTGTGGATTTGGGAGGTTCTTCGACAAGAAAAAGTATCGAAGGGTATTTCTCAAGGCTGAACTATAACTACAAGAACAAATACTATATCAGTGGTTCCGTTCGTCGTGATGGTTCTTCCGTATTTGATGCCGATACCCGATGGGGTACTTTTTACTCCGTGGGTGGTTCTTGGAGAATTGACCAAGAAAACTTCTTGAAAGGTTCTGAAGTGGTAAACCAATTAAAATTGAGAGCTTCTTATGGTGAGGTAGGTAACGATGACCTATTGGATTTCTTCCTTTCACAGCCAAGATTCTCCATTACTTCGAATGCAGCCAATCCTGCCATTATTTATACTGATATAGGTAACTCGGATTTGCAATGGGAGACCATCGAAAACTTTGATGTTGCCTTGGAATTCACCCTGTTCAACAATTTCTTGGACGGTTCCGTAGAATACTACAAGAGAAATTCCTCTGACCTTTTGTACAATCTGCCCATTGCACCAAGTAATGGTCTGAACGAGGTTCCTGTGAACGTTGGGGACATGTACAACTCAGGATGGGAGATGGCTTTGACCGCCAACCTATTTAGCAGACCGGACTTCAGATGGAACGTGACCTTGCAGGCCTCGACCTTCAAGAACGAGATCACCAGCTTGCCTTCTCCATTTGTGAACGGTTCCAAGCGTTGGGATGTTGGACGTTCAAGATTTGATTTCTTTATTTTGAGAACTGCCGGTGTAGACCCGGAAACTGGAGACCAGTTGTTCCTTCAGTATGAATTGGACGATGACGGAAACAGTGTTCCTGTATTGGATGCCAACGGCGAGATCGCCACAACCAACGATTGGCAGGAAACCGAGCGTGCCTATACTGGTGAAAGCTCCATCCCTGATCTATTGGGATCTATTGCCAACAGCATCAGCTACAAAGGGTTCTCCTTTGATTTCTTGATCAACTACGGTATCGGCGGTAGCGTATTGGACAATGCGTACTCCGCTATGATGCACAGTGGAAACTATGGTAGCTCCTTGCACCCTGACATTTTGAGGGCATGGAGACAACCAGGCGACATTACCGATGTTCCAAGAATGGAAAACGGTAACCCTAACTTGGTAAGAACACAGTCCGATCGTTTCTTGACAGATGCCTCATTCTGGGCGTTGCGTAACGTGAACTTGGGCTATACCTTCGACAGCAAGATCGCCAACCAACTTGGCCTTGACCAATTGAGGATTTCCCTTACCGGTGAAAACCTTTACACCAAGAGTGAACGAAAAGGACTCAACCCACAGTTCAACTTGGCGGGTACAGGTGCAGGTAACGACTTTAACCCTGCCCGTATCATCTCAATGGGGCTGAACGTAACTTTTTAA
- the mnmE gene encoding tRNA uridine-5-carboxymethylaminomethyl(34) synthesis GTPase MnmE has product MSYTDNIVALATPSGTGAIAVIRVSGPDAITLMDPFFKSIKGKKLANQKSHTIHLGHIVDDGKVLDEVLVSLFKGPHSYTGENVVEISCHGSPYIQQQIIQLILRNGCRSASAGEFTLRAFLNGKMDLSQAEAVADLIASDSEAAHDIAMQQMRGGFSNEIQELRQELLNFASLIELELDFSQEDVEFADRTQFNELLNRISEVLKKLIDSFALGNVIKNGIPVAIVGQPNVGKSTLLNVLLNEERAIVSEIAGTTRDTVEDHISIKGINFRFIDTAGIRETVDVVEKIGIERTFDKIEKARLIIYLFDGMAFDKKELQQIQEKYPNKRLLPICNKTDLLNPEQIEKITSEIPGVLFLSAKLKTGIPELEQKLLSLVDSGALSGDTTIITNSRHYDALLKALEEIQKVKEGLDMELSSDLMAIDIRQALYHLGEITGNVTTDDLLGNIFSNFCIGK; this is encoded by the coding sequence ATGTCGTATACAGATAACATCGTAGCCTTGGCGACCCCCTCTGGAACAGGGGCCATTGCAGTGATTCGGGTTTCCGGACCGGATGCCATAACCCTTATGGACCCTTTTTTCAAATCCATTAAGGGGAAAAAATTGGCCAACCAAAAAAGCCATACCATTCATTTAGGTCATATTGTGGATGATGGCAAAGTGTTAGACGAGGTGCTTGTTTCCCTATTTAAGGGGCCACATTCCTACACGGGCGAAAACGTGGTCGAGATTTCTTGCCATGGGTCACCCTATATCCAACAACAGATCATTCAATTGATATTGAGGAATGGATGCCGTTCCGCATCGGCCGGTGAATTTACGTTGAGAGCCTTTTTGAACGGTAAAATGGATTTGAGTCAGGCTGAAGCCGTAGCCGATTTGATAGCCAGTGATAGCGAAGCTGCTCACGACATCGCCATGCAGCAGATGCGGGGAGGTTTCAGCAACGAAATCCAGGAACTGCGACAAGAATTATTGAATTTTGCCTCCTTGATAGAGCTGGAGTTGGATTTTTCCCAAGAAGATGTGGAATTTGCCGACCGCACCCAATTCAACGAATTACTCAATCGGATTAGCGAAGTTCTCAAAAAACTGATAGATTCCTTTGCTTTGGGAAATGTAATCAAAAATGGTATCCCAGTAGCGATTGTGGGTCAGCCCAACGTTGGAAAGTCAACTTTATTGAATGTACTGTTGAATGAAGAGCGGGCCATTGTAAGTGAGATAGCCGGAACGACACGGGATACGGTGGAAGATCATATTAGCATTAAAGGCATCAATTTCAGATTTATAGATACGGCTGGAATACGCGAAACGGTAGATGTCGTCGAAAAAATAGGGATTGAGCGAACCTTCGACAAAATTGAAAAAGCCCGTCTCATCATTTATCTATTTGATGGTATGGCGTTTGATAAAAAGGAACTGCAACAAATTCAAGAAAAATATCCCAATAAACGATTGTTGCCCATTTGTAATAAAACCGATTTGCTGAACCCTGAACAAATTGAAAAAATTACCTCGGAAATTCCTGGTGTACTTTTCCTTTCGGCAAAGCTCAAAACCGGAATCCCCGAACTGGAACAAAAACTCCTATCATTAGTCGATTCTGGTGCTTTAAGCGGCGATACGACCATTATTACCAATAGTAGACATTATGATGCGCTGCTCAAGGCGTTGGAAGAAATCCAAAAGGTAAAGGAAGGGTTGGACATGGAACTTTCCAGCGATTTGATGGCCATCGATATCCGACAGGCCTTGTATCATTTGGGAGAGATAACGGGAAACGTGACCACGGACGACCTTTTGGGCAATATTTTTTCCAACTTTTGCATCGGGAAATAA
- a CDS encoding DUF4870 domain-containing protein, whose amino-acid sequence MEVINQKAVRTDNTLLAVTHLTQLLGYAIGFGSLIVPLIIWLSSKDRVEGMNEHGKAIINFQISLILYIIISIPAILLLGLGILGLIGAALLGFILPIVNAVKAANGESPSQFMTIRFIS is encoded by the coding sequence ATGGAAGTCATCAATCAAAAAGCAGTTAGAACGGACAATACGTTGTTGGCCGTAACACATTTGACCCAATTATTGGGCTATGCCATAGGATTTGGTAGCCTAATCGTTCCTTTGATCATTTGGTTATCCTCCAAGGATAGGGTAGAAGGGATGAACGAACATGGAAAGGCCATTATCAACTTTCAGATCAGCCTTATCCTATATATTATTATCAGTATTCCGGCCATCCTACTTTTGGGCTTAGGTATATTGGGTTTGATAGGTGCTGCCCTCCTAGGATTTATTTTACCTATTGTAAACGCAGTGAAGGCTGCAAATGGGGAATCCCCTTCACAATTTATGACGATCAGATTTATATCATAA
- the dnaN gene encoding DNA polymerase III subunit beta produces MKFIVSSTYLLKQLQVLGGVINNSNTLPILDNFLFDLKESKLTVSASDLETTMSSVLEVDSDSEGTIAVPARLLLDTLKTFPEQPLTFVVEDNNTVEISSNHGKYALAYADGAEFPKAVEVSNPSSTTLLGDILATAINKTIFAAGNDDLRPVMSGVFFQFSPENLTFVATDAHKLVKYQRQDVSASEVAEFIMPKKPLNLLKGILAGSESEVTIEYNDSNAKFYFDNTELVCRLIDGKYPNYEAVIPKENPNKLTIARNQFLSSVRRVSIFSNKTTHQIRLKIAGAELNISAEDVDYSNKAEERLSCSYQGDDMQIGFNSRFLLEMLNNLSSDEVSLEMSLPNRAGILTPIDGLDEGEHVTMLVMPVMLNN; encoded by the coding sequence ATGAAGTTTATTGTATCCAGTACATATTTATTGAAACAATTGCAGGTTTTGGGAGGAGTTATCAACAACAGCAACACCTTGCCCATCCTCGACAATTTCCTGTTCGATTTAAAAGAAAGTAAGCTTACTGTTTCGGCTTCCGATTTGGAGACCACCATGAGTTCCGTCTTGGAAGTGGATTCCGATTCCGAAGGAACCATTGCCGTTCCGGCCCGTTTGCTTTTGGATACCCTAAAAACATTTCCAGAACAACCCTTGACCTTTGTGGTAGAGGACAACAACACGGTGGAAATCAGCTCCAACCACGGTAAATATGCCTTGGCCTATGCAGATGGTGCCGAATTTCCCAAAGCTGTGGAGGTTTCCAATCCAAGTTCCACTACATTATTGGGTGATATTTTGGCAACCGCCATTAACAAGACTATTTTTGCTGCTGGAAACGACGACCTCCGCCCTGTGATGAGCGGTGTGTTTTTCCAGTTTTCCCCTGAAAATTTAACCTTTGTGGCTACGGATGCACACAAATTGGTAAAATATCAACGTCAGGACGTAAGTGCTTCCGAAGTGGCGGAATTCATCATGCCAAAAAAACCATTGAACCTTTTAAAAGGGATTTTGGCAGGTTCCGAATCCGAAGTGACCATCGAATACAACGATAGCAATGCCAAATTTTATTTTGATAACACCGAATTGGTTTGTCGATTGATCGATGGGAAGTACCCCAACTACGAAGCGGTGATTCCTAAAGAAAACCCCAACAAGTTGACCATTGCCAGAAATCAATTCTTAAGCTCAGTCCGAAGGGTTTCCATTTTCTCCAACAAGACCACGCACCAAATCCGTTTGAAGATTGCAGGTGCCGAACTCAATATTTCTGCCGAAGATGTGGATTACAGCAATAAGGCCGAAGAAAGACTCTCTTGTTCCTATCAGGGCGATGATATGCAGATTGGTTTTAACTCCAGATTCCTATTGGAGATGTTGAACAATCTTTCTTCCGATGAAGTTTCTCTGGAGATGAGCTTACCGAACAGGGCAGGTATCCTTACCCCAATCGATGGATTGGACGAAGGCGAGCATGTGACCATGTTAGTAATGCCCGTGATGCTGAACAATTAA
- the gldG gene encoding gliding motility-associated ABC transporter substrate-binding protein GldG: MGKFAVTLLKVIMALVAVNLLASFVYTRFDLTEDKRYTLSEPAVEVAQKFETPVIVDVLLDGNIPAEFAKLKAETIQLLESFASKNRNIKFNLVDPMEDSENPQETVAQLQSLGLQPANVTVEENGKVSNELVFPWAMVNFNDQTVRVPLLKNKLGSTAEERINNSVQQLEYAFADAFTKLSIEEKKSIAVIKGNGELDDIYIADYLTTIRDYYNIGAITLDSVATNPQNVLDKLKEFDLALIAKPTEAFSNQEKYVLDQYMVQGGKSIWLIDQVAMEMDSIYAGGGEAIAIPRDLNLKDLFFKYGVRINPVLVNDLYFTQIVLATGEGNDSQYNPLPWLYYPMVFSQNNHPINTNIEAVRFQFTSPMDVLENDYQKTILLQSSPLSKTDGIPRVVSLDMINQQPDRETYTNGNLPLAVLIEGSFTSMYKNRVKPIKLQNTLEEGPENKMIVISDGDVIKNQLRNGRPLELGYDKWTSSFYGNKEFLVNSTNYLLDNTGLINIRNKKVAIPLLDVKKIATQKTKWQLINIGLPVVLTLLFGVFFGYYRKRKFTS, translated from the coding sequence ATGGGAAAGTTTGCCGTAACCCTTTTAAAAGTAATAATGGCCCTTGTGGCCGTCAATTTGTTGGCCAGTTTTGTCTACACGCGGTTCGACCTTACGGAAGACAAAAGGTATACCCTGTCCGAGCCTGCCGTTGAAGTAGCACAAAAGTTTGAGACACCGGTTATCGTGGATGTATTGTTGGATGGAAATATTCCTGCAGAGTTCGCCAAACTGAAGGCCGAGACCATCCAATTGTTGGAATCCTTCGCATCCAAAAACCGCAATATCAAATTTAATTTGGTAGACCCCATGGAGGATAGCGAAAATCCACAGGAAACCGTTGCGCAGTTGCAAAGTTTGGGTCTTCAGCCAGCAAATGTAACCGTTGAGGAAAATGGAAAGGTCTCCAATGAACTGGTATTTCCTTGGGCCATGGTCAATTTTAACGATCAAACGGTGAGAGTGCCCTTGCTCAAGAACAAATTGGGTTCCACGGCAGAAGAGCGCATCAACAATTCGGTACAGCAACTGGAATATGCGTTTGCCGATGCCTTTACCAAGTTGAGCATTGAAGAAAAAAAGAGCATTGCCGTCATCAAGGGAAATGGCGAACTGGACGATATTTACATTGCCGATTATCTTACTACCATTCGGGATTATTACAACATTGGGGCCATTACCCTAGACTCGGTGGCTACCAATCCGCAAAATGTTTTGGACAAACTGAAAGAATTCGACCTTGCCCTGATTGCCAAACCAACGGAAGCATTTAGCAATCAAGAGAAGTATGTACTGGACCAATACATGGTTCAAGGTGGCAAATCCATTTGGTTGATAGATCAGGTAGCCATGGAAATGGACAGCATCTATGCCGGTGGCGGAGAGGCCATAGCCATTCCCAGAGACCTTAATTTGAAAGATCTGTTCTTTAAATATGGAGTGCGCATCAACCCAGTGTTGGTAAACGACCTCTATTTCACCCAAATTGTTTTGGCTACGGGCGAAGGAAACGATTCACAATACAATCCGCTGCCTTGGTTGTATTACCCTATGGTGTTCTCACAGAACAATCATCCCATCAACACCAATATTGAAGCGGTACGCTTTCAGTTTACCAGTCCCATGGACGTGTTGGAAAACGATTACCAAAAAACCATTTTATTGCAGAGTTCACCCCTGTCAAAAACAGATGGGATCCCCAGAGTGGTCAGTTTGGATATGATCAACCAACAGCCCGATCGGGAAACCTACACCAATGGCAATTTGCCACTAGCGGTTTTGATCGAAGGAAGTTTCACTTCCATGTACAAGAACCGGGTCAAGCCAATCAAGCTGCAGAACACCTTGGAAGAGGGTCCAGAAAATAAAATGATCGTGATTTCCGATGGGGACGTCATCAAAAACCAATTGCGCAACGGTAGACCGCTGGAATTAGGTTACGATAAGTGGACCAGTAGCTTCTACGGCAATAAGGAGTTCTTGGTGAACAGTACAAATTACTTGTTGGACAACACAGGGCTTATTAACATTCGAAACAAAAAAGTGGCCATCCCCTTATTGGACGTTAAGAAAATTGCAACACAAAAAACCAAATGGCAGCTTATAAACATAGGATTACCAGTGGTTTTGACCTTGTTGTTCGGTGTCTTTTTTGGGTACTACCGTAAACGTAAATTCACCTCTTAG
- the gldF gene encoding gliding motility-associated ABC transporter permease subunit GldF — translation MFAIFKREVRSFFTSPIGYLIVGSFLLLNGLFLWVFKNEYNIFDYGFADLGNFFLLAPWIFVFLVPAITMKSFSEERKMGTLELLLIKPISIWKLVLGKFWGALLLCIIAVVPTLVYVFAISKLGMVEGNYDLGVVLGSYFGLLFLMACYTSIGIFASTLSDNQIIAFLVGILVCFLIFNGFDAIATLFSDGETQQTVQSLGAKAHFDSIARGVIDTRDLVYFISLTLVFLYLTFQRLKQLPR, via the coding sequence ATGTTCGCAATTTTTAAGAGAGAGGTACGGTCCTTTTTTACATCGCCCATCGGTTATTTGATCGTGGGTTCCTTTTTATTGCTCAACGGTCTTTTTCTTTGGGTGTTTAAAAACGAGTACAACATTTTTGATTACGGCTTTGCCGATTTGGGCAACTTCTTTTTGCTTGCCCCTTGGATCTTTGTCTTTTTGGTGCCGGCCATCACCATGAAAAGCTTTTCAGAGGAACGCAAAATGGGAACCCTCGAATTGTTGCTCATCAAACCTATCTCCATTTGGAAACTCGTCCTTGGAAAATTTTGGGGAGCCCTTCTGCTGTGCATCATTGCCGTTGTTCCAACCTTGGTATATGTATTTGCCATATCCAAATTGGGGATGGTAGAAGGCAACTATGATCTTGGCGTAGTGCTGGGATCTTACTTTGGATTACTATTTTTGATGGCCTGCTACACGTCCATCGGAATATTCGCCTCCACCCTATCCGATAATCAGATCATCGCCTTTTTGGTGGGAATTTTGGTCTGCTTTCTGATTTTTAACGGGTTTGATGCCATAGCCACCTTGTTTTCCGATGGGGAAACCCAACAAACCGTTCAATCGCTCGGGGCAAAAGCACATTTTGATAGCATTGCAAGAGGCGTGATAGACACCCGCGACCTAGTGTACTTTATTTCGCTGACCTTAGTGTTTCTGTACCTTACTTTTCAACGTTTAAAACAATTGCCAAGGTAA